A stretch of Alligator mississippiensis isolate rAllMis1 chromosome 14, rAllMis1, whole genome shotgun sequence DNA encodes these proteins:
- the LOC106737370 gene encoding probable G-protein coupled receptor 25 has protein sequence MTTEAWTTGFEMSGDYELGDLCQHLKLPYAHVYIPILYFLVFFIGFIGNLFVIVLMAVKKGNKRMVDNFVLNLAVADLVFVCTLPFWALSAAHNNHWYFGESLCKVSSYIISVNRCSSILFLTGMGVERYLVVTKRVRSKSSVTKKCIFTTCGCIWAVSLLLGIPSLLYRKLNASDKFCQDEDSSAYQKYSLALLILTFLLPLGVILFCYCSICNKLLSHISVGKGTKNSLKIIFTIITTFICFWLPFNAFKAFLILSSPSELDQEASLSCSAQIAVKWGLSLSTYLAFMNSCINPIIYAFMDHHFRRRVQLHCFRFFGVSQKTTQNWVFSSSAAESSLMFASRNKPSSPMSHQPSM, from the coding sequence ATGACAACTGAAGCCTGGACAACTGGTTTTGAAATGTCTGGAGATTACGAGCTGGGAGATTTATGCCAACATCTGAAGCTGCCCTACGCTCATGTCTACATTCCCATCCTCTACTTCCTTGTTTTTTTCATCGGCTTCATTGGCAACCTCTTTGTAATTGTGCTGATGGCCGTGAAGAAGGGCAACAAGAGGATGGTGGATAACTTTGTCCTGAACCTGGCTGTAGCTGACCTGGTCTTCGTCTGCACCCTGCCTTTCTGGGCGCTGTCAGCAGCTCATAATAATCACTGGTACTTCGGAGAAAGCCTATGCAAGGTCAGCAGCTACATCATCTCTGTGAACCGCTGTTCCAGCATCCTATTCTTAACGGGCATGGGCGTGGAGCGTTACCTGGTGGTCACGAAACGTGTGCGCTCCAAGTCCTCCGTGACTAAGAAATGTATCTTCACCACCTGTGGCTGCATTTGGGCTGTCTCTCTCCTTCTGGGCATCCCATCTCTGCTGTACAGGAAGCTCAACGCCTCTGATAAATTTTGTCAGGATGAGGACTCTTCCGCTTACCAGAAGTATAGCCTGGCTTTGCTCATCTTGACCTTTCTCCTACCCTTAGGGGTCATCTTGTTCTGCTATTGTTCCATCTGCAACAAGCTGCTGAGCCACATCAGTGTGGGAAAGGGGACAAAGAACTCCCTCAAGATCATCTTCACCATCATCACCACCttcatctgcttctggctgccctTCAATGCCTTTAAAGCATTCCTCATTCTCTCTAGTCCTTCAGAGCTCGACCAAGAAGCATCACTCTCTTGCTCAGCACAGATTGCTGTCAAATGGGGTCTGAGCCTTAGTACTTACTTGGCTTTCATGAACAGTTGCATCAATCCCATCATCTATGCCTTTATGGATCACCACTTCCGTCGCCGGGTGCAGCTACACTGTTTCCGCTTCTTCGGCGTGTCCCAGAAGACAACCCAGAACTGGGTCTTCTCTTCATCTGCTGCTGAGTCCAGCCTCATGTTTGCCAGCAGGAATAAGCCATCATCACCTATGTCCCATCAACCAAGTATGTAA